A single window of Collinsella aerofaciens DNA harbors:
- a CDS encoding ABC transporter ATP-binding protein: MTEELKKQGGVDDAVAAVLVEETAAVAPELDDAAKAAAEREARRQALYEENERAEDERARAEAERMRDVDDEDEDEKPRDTWATVRRLWSEAAGDHWRFYIVFASIVFYAIFNTAAPAYSARVIDELWGHIQVAFANDTTFNITWENCGRTIFIYFMIWTAAASFYALQSFLMSSVAERLNLRLRNRIAQKLNRLPLAYFDAHRPGEVVSRATNDLDKMSESMQRGLLQLLVSIGTVVGAVSVMFVFSVPLTLVFLFFMALSLLVTKMVSRRTHDVTGERQEWVSKITSAVEEGYSGRLVIRAFNRERQSSAEVHEASRELARVSTKADFMINAVGPAVRFIGRLAQIVIAIVGCSMLVAGHMTVGVFQAFFQFIYEASEPMTQLSFTFNSLQSALASAERVFDLLDEPEMEADPLPDKAAKLPGKVEGRVSFEHVRFGYSPDKPLMRDVSFTAEPGQKIAVVGTTGAGKTTLINLLMRFYEIDGGRITLDGVDTSRMDRGELRQQFGMVLQDAWLFDGTIAENIAYGCPEATRDEIVAAARAAQVDFFVRTMPQGYDTRVANDAESISQGQRQLLTIARVLLNNPAILILDEATSSVDTRTELAIGRAMDALMRGRTSFVIAHRLSTIVDADLILVMDHGNIIEQGTHKELLAAEGAYADLYLSQFA, from the coding sequence ATGACCGAGGAGCTCAAGAAGCAGGGCGGCGTTGATGACGCCGTTGCCGCGGTACTGGTCGAGGAAACGGCTGCCGTGGCACCCGAGCTGGATGACGCCGCCAAGGCTGCAGCCGAGCGCGAGGCTCGCCGCCAAGCGCTCTACGAGGAAAACGAACGTGCCGAGGACGAGCGCGCCCGCGCTGAGGCAGAGCGCATGCGCGATGTGGACGACGAGGACGAGGACGAGAAACCCCGCGACACCTGGGCGACGGTGCGCCGCCTGTGGAGCGAGGCTGCCGGCGACCATTGGCGCTTCTATATCGTGTTCGCGAGTATTGTGTTCTATGCCATCTTTAACACCGCTGCGCCGGCATATAGCGCCCGTGTGATCGATGAGCTGTGGGGCCACATTCAGGTGGCGTTTGCCAACGATACCACCTTCAACATCACCTGGGAGAACTGCGGCAGGACCATCTTCATCTACTTTATGATTTGGACGGCCGCTGCCTCGTTCTACGCGCTCCAGAGCTTTTTGATGTCGAGCGTGGCCGAACGCCTCAACCTGCGTCTACGCAACCGCATCGCACAAAAGCTCAACCGTCTGCCGCTTGCCTATTTTGACGCGCATCGTCCCGGCGAGGTCGTCAGCCGTGCGACCAACGACTTGGACAAGATGTCCGAGAGCATGCAGCGCGGCTTGCTGCAGCTTCTGGTGTCGATTGGTACCGTGGTGGGCGCCGTGAGCGTGATGTTCGTGTTTAGCGTGCCGCTCACGCTAGTCTTTTTGTTCTTTATGGCGCTGTCGCTGCTGGTGACCAAGATGGTCTCGCGCCGCACACATGATGTGACCGGTGAGCGCCAGGAGTGGGTGTCAAAGATTACGAGCGCGGTTGAGGAGGGCTACTCGGGCCGTCTGGTGATTCGCGCGTTCAACCGTGAGCGCCAGAGTTCTGCCGAGGTGCATGAGGCCTCGAGGGAGCTAGCGCGCGTGAGTACCAAGGCCGACTTTATGATTAACGCCGTCGGCCCCGCGGTGCGCTTTATCGGCCGCCTGGCACAGATCGTGATTGCGATTGTGGGCTGCAGTATGCTGGTTGCCGGCCACATGACCGTCGGCGTGTTCCAGGCGTTCTTCCAGTTTATCTACGAGGCATCCGAGCCCATGACGCAGTTGTCGTTTACCTTCAACTCGCTGCAGAGCGCGCTGGCGAGTGCAGAGCGCGTGTTCGACCTGCTCGATGAGCCCGAGATGGAGGCCGATCCGCTGCCGGACAAGGCCGCCAAGCTGCCGGGCAAGGTCGAGGGCCGCGTCTCCTTTGAGCATGTGCGCTTTGGTTATTCGCCCGACAAGCCGCTTATGCGCGACGTGTCGTTTACCGCCGAGCCGGGCCAGAAGATTGCCGTGGTGGGAACCACGGGCGCGGGCAAGACGACGCTCATCAACCTGCTCATGCGCTTCTACGAGATTGACGGCGGGCGTATTACGCTCGACGGCGTGGATACGAGCCGCATGGACCGCGGCGAGCTACGGCAGCAGTTTGGCATGGTGCTGCAGGACGCCTGGCTGTTCGATGGCACGATTGCCGAAAACATCGCCTACGGCTGTCCCGAGGCGACGCGCGACGAGATCGTGGCCGCCGCTCGTGCCGCGCAGGTCGACTTCTTTGTGCGCACCATGCCGCAGGGCTACGACACGCGCGTGGCCAACGATGCCGAAAGCATCAGCCAGGGCCAGCGTCAGCTGCTGACCATCGCACGCGTGCTGCTCAACAACCCGGCGATTCTCATCCTGGACGAGGCGACCTCAAGCGTGGACACGCGTACCGAGCTTGCCATCGGCCGTGCCATGGATGCGCTTATGCGCGGGCGCACGAGCTTTGTGATCGCACACCGCCTGTCGACGATTGTGGATGCCGACCTGATCTTGGTCATGGATCACGGCAACATTATCGAGCAGGGCACGCATAAGGAGCTGCTGGCTGCCGAGGGTGCCTACGCCGACCTCTATCTGAGCCAGTTCGCATAA
- the cysE gene encoding serine O-acetyltransferase, producing MSFINTIREDIKTVQAQDPAAQNGLVIFLSYPGLHAKWNHVPEHWLWEHGHRSLARVLSQITRHITGVEIHPAAQIGKHFFIDHAMGVVIGETTIVGDNCVLYQGVTLGGTGNETGKRHPTLGNNVTVGTGAKVLGNIRIGNNVKIGGNSVVVKDVPDNCTVVGVPGRIIKRNGCRVFEESFDAKQHREYMPDDAAEQSALNRQGITENARRVKELEREVAELKALVAKLVDER from the coding sequence GTGAGCTTTATCAATACCATTCGCGAGGACATCAAGACCGTCCAAGCGCAGGACCCCGCCGCGCAAAACGGTCTGGTCATCTTCCTTTCCTATCCTGGCCTGCACGCCAAGTGGAACCACGTGCCCGAGCACTGGCTCTGGGAGCACGGTCATCGCTCGCTCGCCCGCGTGCTCTCGCAAATCACCCGTCACATCACCGGCGTCGAGATTCATCCCGCCGCACAGATCGGCAAGCATTTCTTTATCGACCACGCCATGGGCGTCGTCATCGGCGAGACCACCATTGTGGGTGACAACTGCGTGCTCTACCAGGGCGTCACGCTCGGCGGTACCGGCAACGAGACCGGCAAGCGCCACCCCACCCTAGGCAACAACGTCACCGTGGGCACGGGCGCCAAGGTGCTCGGCAACATCCGCATCGGCAACAACGTCAAAATCGGCGGCAACTCGGTCGTCGTTAAAGACGTGCCCGACAACTGCACCGTCGTGGGCGTGCCGGGACGCATCATCAAGCGCAACGGCTGCCGCGTGTTCGAGGAGAGTTTCGACGCCAAGCAGCATCGCGAGTACATGCCCGATGACGCCGCCGAGCAGAGTGCCCTCAACCGCCAGGGCATCACCGAGAATGCCCGCCGCGTCAAGGAACTCGAGCGAGAGGTGGCCGAGCTCAAAGCCCTCGTCGCCAAGCTCGTGGACGAGCGCTAG
- a CDS encoding VTT domain-containing protein produces MGFINFIAELLKDPRTAIASWIAAGPLMAYGCVFLIIFIETGVVFFPFLPGDSLLFASGFFAHNGGFNIVALLAVAWAAAILGDQCNFMIGHFFGRKIIASGKVKAMTPERIKKSEDFLDKWGHLAIFLGRFFPFIRTFVPFIAGMGGMHWRNFVIFNVLGGITWSTLFTLLGYFFGGIPFVQEHFELLIIGIVAVSIIPTVVGLVKAKLGK; encoded by the coding sequence ATGGGTTTCATTAATTTTATCGCCGAGCTGCTCAAAGACCCGCGCACCGCGATTGCCAGCTGGATCGCCGCCGGCCCGCTTATGGCCTACGGCTGCGTGTTCCTGATCATCTTTATCGAGACGGGCGTGGTGTTCTTCCCGTTCCTTCCCGGTGATTCGCTGCTGTTTGCTTCGGGCTTCTTTGCCCACAACGGTGGCTTTAACATCGTGGCTTTGCTGGCCGTCGCATGGGCTGCTGCCATCTTGGGCGATCAGTGCAACTTTATGATCGGTCACTTCTTTGGCCGCAAGATCATCGCTTCGGGTAAGGTCAAGGCCATGACGCCCGAGCGCATTAAAAAGTCCGAGGACTTCTTGGACAAGTGGGGCCACCTGGCCATTTTCCTCGGCCGCTTCTTCCCGTTTATCCGCACCTTTGTGCCCTTTATCGCCGGCATGGGCGGCATGCACTGGCGCAACTTTGTCATCTTTAACGTGCTGGGTGGCATTACCTGGTCAACGCTCTTTACGCTGCTGGGCTACTTCTTTGGCGGCATTCCCTTTGTGCAGGAGCACTTTGAGCTGCTGATTATCGGCATCGTTGCCGTGTCGATCATCCCGACCGTGGTCGGTCTGGTCAAGGCTAAGCTGGGTAAATAG
- a CDS encoding branched-chain amino acid aminotransferase — protein sequence MTVEKKDIDWGSLGFGYMKTDYSYEAHWKDGEWDEGGLTTDHTLHVSECGGIFHYCQEVFEGLKAYTAEDGSIVCFRPDMNAERMYNSAQRLEMPPFPKDKFVEAVKQVVSANAAWVPPFGSGATLYVRPFMIGSGDVIGVAPAPEYTFRILVTPVGPYFKGGLKPVKLRVSEYDRAAPHGTGNIKAGLNYAMSLKPTMEAHREGYAENLYLDSESRTYVEETGGANVLFVKEDGTLVVPQSHTDSILPSITRRSLVQVAQDLGMTVDQRPVEWAEVKAGTFVECGLCGTAAVISPVGEIDNKVYGADETVTFPAGYTEIGPVMKKLRETLTGIQSGAVEDKHNWVYTVA from the coding sequence ATGACTGTCGAGAAGAAGGATATCGATTGGGGTAGCCTCGGCTTTGGCTACATGAAGACCGATTACAGCTACGAGGCCCATTGGAAGGACGGCGAGTGGGACGAGGGCGGCCTGACCACCGACCACACCCTGCATGTCTCCGAGTGCGGCGGCATCTTCCATTACTGCCAGGAGGTCTTTGAGGGCCTGAAGGCTTACACCGCCGAGGACGGCAGCATCGTCTGCTTCCGTCCCGACATGAACGCCGAGCGTATGTATAACTCTGCCCAGCGCCTCGAGATGCCCCCGTTCCCCAAGGACAAGTTCGTCGAGGCTGTCAAGCAGGTCGTTTCTGCAAACGCCGCCTGGGTTCCGCCCTTCGGTTCCGGTGCGACCCTGTACGTGCGTCCGTTTATGATCGGCTCCGGTGACGTGATTGGCGTGGCTCCCGCTCCTGAGTACACGTTCCGCATTCTCGTGACCCCGGTCGGTCCGTACTTTAAGGGTGGCCTTAAGCCCGTTAAGCTGCGCGTTTCCGAGTACGACCGTGCCGCACCGCACGGCACCGGCAATATCAAGGCCGGCCTGAACTACGCCATGTCCCTCAAGCCCACGATGGAGGCCCATCGCGAGGGCTATGCCGAGAACCTGTATCTCGACTCCGAGTCCCGCACCTATGTCGAGGAGACCGGCGGCGCCAACGTCCTGTTCGTGAAGGAGGACGGTACGCTCGTCGTTCCGCAGTCGCACACCGACTCCATCCTGCCTTCCATCACCCGTCGTTCGCTCGTTCAGGTTGCTCAGGACCTGGGTATGACCGTCGATCAGCGCCCCGTCGAGTGGGCCGAGGTCAAGGCCGGTACCTTTGTCGAGTGCGGCCTGTGCGGCACCGCTGCCGTCATCTCCCCGGTTGGCGAGATCGACAACAAGGTTTACGGCGCCGACGAGACCGTGACCTTCCCGGCTGGCTACACCGAGATCGGCCCTGTGATGAAGAAGCTCCGCGAGACCCTGACTGGCATCCAGTCCGGTGCTGTCGAGGACAAGCACAACTGGGTTTACACCGTCGCGTAA
- a CDS encoding LemA family protein, which translates to MITVIIGIVVVIVIVCAIAGIYNNMVTKRNRIDNAWQNIDTQLQRRNDLIPNLVETVKGYAKHEQETLSAVISARNTAVKATTPEAKMEADNVLTGALRQLFAVAEAYPDLKANTNFTQLQASLEDTENKISYARQSYNDCVLSYNNAIQTFPAVIFAGIFQFKERQGFEAAEAARQAPTVKF; encoded by the coding sequence ATGATTACCGTCATCATCGGCATCGTTGTTGTCATTGTGATTGTCTGCGCCATCGCCGGCATCTACAACAACATGGTCACCAAGCGTAACCGCATCGATAACGCCTGGCAGAACATCGATACGCAGCTGCAGCGCCGCAACGACCTGATCCCCAACCTGGTCGAGACCGTCAAGGGCTACGCCAAGCACGAGCAGGAGACGCTCTCCGCCGTGATCAGCGCGCGTAACACCGCCGTCAAGGCCACTACGCCCGAGGCCAAGATGGAAGCCGACAACGTGCTGACCGGTGCGCTGCGTCAGCTCTTCGCCGTAGCCGAGGCCTATCCCGATCTTAAGGCAAACACCAACTTTACGCAGCTGCAGGCATCGCTCGAGGATACCGAGAACAAGATTAGCTATGCACGCCAGAGCTACAACGACTGCGTGCTCAGCTACAACAACGCCATTCAAACGTTCCCGGCTGTCATCTTTGCCGGCATCTTCCAGTTTAAGGAGCGCCAGGGCTTCGAGGCCGCCGAAGCAGCCCGCCAGGCCCCGACCGTCAAGTTCTAG
- a CDS encoding TetR/AcrR family transcriptional regulator — translation MDLRIKKTYRALFDAFTELLEEHRFEDLTVAMLCDRAMIRRTTFYKHFRDKNDYFAFYIDELMSGLPQKQPDEAGAVSAEDVRALRHAILDDAMDLILAHERLMDNILASSMSGMLTNVICDRIARSIRERVMNVLAEDALAPVSLETTSEFVAGGIIRLFTIWWESGHDLERRPEIADVVDALFERTMTPVHH, via the coding sequence GTGGACCTTCGCATTAAGAAAACCTACCGCGCCCTGTTCGATGCCTTTACCGAGCTTCTCGAGGAGCATCGTTTTGAGGACCTGACGGTTGCCATGCTGTGCGACCGCGCCATGATTCGCCGCACGACGTTCTACAAGCACTTTCGCGACAAGAACGATTACTTTGCCTTTTATATCGATGAGCTCATGTCGGGCTTGCCGCAAAAACAGCCCGATGAGGCCGGCGCGGTATCTGCCGAGGACGTGCGCGCGCTTCGGCACGCGATTTTGGACGATGCCATGGATTTGATTCTGGCGCACGAGCGGCTCATGGATAACATTTTGGCAAGCAGCATGTCGGGCATGTTGACCAACGTTATTTGCGACCGCATTGCCCGCTCCATCCGCGAGCGTGTGATGAACGTGCTTGCCGAGGATGCCCTGGCCCCCGTGTCACTCGAGACGACGTCTGAGTTTGTCGCCGGCGGTATTATTCGACTTTTCACGATATGGTGGGAATCGGGCCACGATCTTGAGCGTCGACCTGAGATAGCCGATGTGGTCGATGCACTGTTTGAGCGGACCATGACACCGGTGCATCACTAG
- the tadA gene encoding tRNA adenosine(34) deaminase TadA: MTITEIDEKFMREALAEARAAAAVGEVPIGAIVVRDGEIVARAHNRRELDQDPSAHAEFAALCAAARSLGRWRLSDCTVYVTLEPCCMCAGLMVNARVGRCVYGAADAKAGALGSLYDLNADSRLNHRFNVTAGVLADECRELLSSYFGGLRGAGGADCGCGADLEAHAAHAAALAGAGEDAGTAVDFGPACRRPRRVLLAIDSFKGSVSSAQAEATVAEGVRRVWPDAEVRALPLADGGEGTLDAIAACGGELSTCDVAGPLGDRVSARMLVDDERDSAVIEMAEAAGIGYSPCTESSALAATTYGVGELMLRAVRAGAKTIYIGLGGSATNDGGAGMLQALGARVVDDQGCDVAPGLAGLEHVASVDLAPALRALNGARVVVLSDVENPLVGRRGALAVFGGQKGLPADDAEALGKYDSWMVGYGRLLDAAITGVRAQGLLRLPEGARTFGSVLGVPGAGAAGGLGAALLALGAELRSGVETVLDLIGFDERVRDVDLVITGEGNMDEQSAAGKAPVGMARRAKRYGKPVVAVVGGRAVNLDAVYEQGIDLVLPICRKPMPLDQALGAQEATTNLICAGEAAAQAYDLARL, encoded by the coding sequence ATGACGATCACCGAAATCGACGAGAAGTTCATGCGCGAGGCGCTGGCGGAGGCGCGCGCCGCCGCGGCGGTGGGCGAGGTGCCCATCGGTGCCATAGTGGTGCGCGACGGCGAGATCGTCGCGAGGGCGCACAATCGGCGCGAGCTCGACCAGGATCCTTCGGCTCATGCAGAGTTCGCGGCCCTGTGCGCTGCCGCTCGGTCGCTCGGTCGCTGGCGCCTTTCCGATTGCACGGTCTACGTGACGCTCGAGCCATGCTGCATGTGTGCGGGGCTTATGGTTAACGCGCGCGTGGGGCGTTGCGTGTATGGCGCGGCTGATGCCAAGGCGGGCGCGCTGGGATCCCTATACGATTTGAATGCCGACTCGCGCCTGAATCATCGGTTCAATGTGACCGCCGGCGTACTGGCGGATGAATGCCGCGAGCTGCTGAGTAGCTATTTTGGCGGTCTGCGCGGAGCGGGCGGCGCTGATTGCGGTTGCGGTGCCGATCTTGAAGCGCACGCCGCTCACGCCGCAGCGCTTGCAGGTGCCGGCGAGGATGCTGGCACGGCGGTTGACTTTGGTCCTGCGTGCCGCCGGCCCCGTCGTGTGCTGCTGGCGATCGACTCCTTTAAGGGCAGCGTGTCGAGTGCGCAGGCGGAGGCGACGGTTGCCGAGGGCGTGCGCCGCGTTTGGCCCGATGCCGAGGTGCGTGCATTGCCGCTGGCAGATGGTGGCGAGGGAACGCTCGATGCCATCGCCGCATGCGGTGGCGAGCTCTCAACCTGCGATGTCGCAGGCCCCTTGGGCGACCGCGTGTCTGCCCGGATGCTGGTGGACGACGAGCGCGACTCGGCTGTAATTGAGATGGCCGAGGCGGCGGGTATTGGGTATTCGCCTTGCACGGAGTCGTCGGCGCTGGCTGCTACAACCTATGGCGTGGGCGAGCTGATGCTCCGTGCGGTTCGTGCCGGGGCAAAGACTATCTATATTGGCTTGGGCGGCAGCGCCACCAACGATGGTGGCGCCGGTATGCTGCAGGCACTGGGCGCGCGTGTGGTCGATGATCAGGGCTGCGATGTCGCCCCCGGTCTTGCGGGCCTTGAACACGTGGCGAGCGTTGATTTGGCGCCAGCGCTTCGGGCGCTGAACGGCGCGCGTGTCGTGGTGCTTTCTGATGTCGAGAACCCACTCGTGGGGCGCCGCGGTGCGCTGGCAGTGTTCGGTGGACAGAAGGGTCTGCCGGCGGATGATGCCGAGGCGCTGGGCAAGTACGACAGCTGGATGGTCGGCTACGGCCGCCTGCTCGATGCGGCAATTACCGGGGTGCGGGCTCAGGGATTGTTGCGCCTGCCCGAGGGTGCACGGACATTTGGCTCGGTGCTCGGTGTGCCCGGTGCCGGTGCTGCCGGCGGCCTGGGTGCCGCGCTGCTGGCGCTCGGTGCCGAGTTGCGTTCGGGCGTGGAGACGGTGCTCGATCTGATTGGGTTTGACGAGCGCGTACGCGATGTCGACCTGGTCATTACGGGCGAGGGCAATATGGACGAGCAATCCGCCGCCGGTAAGGCGCCGGTGGGCATGGCCCGTCGCGCGAAGCGATATGGCAAGCCGGTGGTCGCCGTCGTGGGCGGGCGCGCCGTCAACCTGGATGCGGTGTATGAGCAGGGTATTGACTTGGTTTTGCCGATTTGCCGCAAGCCCATGCCTCTCGACCAGGCGCTCGGTGCGCAAGAAGCCACAACCAAC